CTCTATATTGATATCGTGAGTTAATGGATTTTTTCTAAGGCCTCCAAtaattaaatgttttaatttgctaaaTGAGGCATAGGTATAAATCTATAATTTTTCGGTTTGAGTTTGTAAAGCACACGAGGAACtgactcaatcaaataatcTTGTTTAGCTATCTGACTGGAAACCAATTGACTGGAGAAGTGCCTGAGTGGATCCTGGAGAAAGCAGAAGATGTGTAAGCTTTGCTGCCTGAAGAAAATGTCTTGTTTGATTACGAATTTCCATCTAGCTCTATCTCACTAATTTTGCACTGTAGTAAGCAATTCTGCATTCCCATCTTGCATGTTTATGGTTTGTAGCCTATGGATTTAAATGGAATCATCATAGGTACCTTTCTCCTTGTTGGGATCTGTTTTGTGGAAAGTTATATATAAGACAAGAGGCTGAATTGTATAGTATGCATGAAAGAATATAAAGCAGATTTTCTTGGAAGTACCAAGTTAGCCCCTGCTTTCCCCTATACAAGAAGCTCTTCACAGCTCTAGATCTTTTTCAAACTCttggaatgataaaaatgatttttggaaaatttttgctTCCTATAAATCCTCTTTGAAACTTTGTCTAACGCACCGCCCACACAATATGATTAGGTGCTTGGGCATGTTTATGGGTTTGTGTATTTAAGAAACTCTACAACCAAAATGAGTGTACCAAGGAGTAAGTTGATAGTATCTTATGGGCATAAGAATTAATCTTTTATGAGGTAGTTTTAACAATAAATGGTGGTCTGGATATTTTCTAATAAGAAGATTCGACTTAGGAGTCATTTCATCATGTCTGTTGTACTGTTACTGGGTAAAAATGTAATTATGCAATCCGACTAGTTCTCAAGTCTCCGTTCACTCCATTAGTCTTTCTCGCTTTAATATTTTAAGATAAGATTTCTTGAATAAAGATGACATAGTACTTTCATTACCTTGTGATGTTTTCGCCTTTCCACTTGCCTTACCTGTCCATGTTTTGCATCTGATCTGCATTTTTGTACATAATAATCATTTGATGTAATGACTTTCAGTTTACTCTTCAGATTGATGATTTTGGAAACGGTTGACTATTTCTCTGTGTAGTGACCTATCATACAACAAGTTCACCGCTAAAAACTTAGGATGTCAAGTACGATCTGTGTATGTATTACTTCCTTCATTTTAAGTTGAGGGCTTCCCTCAAATGTGCGGTTAGGAGTAACTTATAGTCCTGCGAGTGCACAAAATTTTCATTACTTTACTGAATgttgattttgtcttttctctgcAGCAACTTGTTCACAAGCTCAGCGGTTGACAATGCGTATGTTTGAGATAAAAAATTTCACTAAGAGACTTGGACTTCCAAGGACctgcattttaattttttaagtacATAGCATTGAACTTCATTcagaatgatgatgattataaCATTGAAATGTTTACTGACTTGCTCAGAACCTTATATCCTGCCACAAGTGGACTTATCTCATGTTTTAAAAGTCAGGATTGTCAGAAAAGTAAGTGGATCTGCTGCATATCCTATCATTATCATCAGATCCTGATATTGCATCATACTCTCTGTGTATCTCCTTGTAAACTCTACTCTTGGCTATTGTGTCAATCTTTGATGGTTAATGCATATAGAAATTTTAAAAGCCACCTCCATGAAATAATGTGTTGCTCATAAACTTGGGAGTTTCTGTGTGATTTTCCAATAAATGAATGCTAGtttatttaataaaagaaagaagaaaactcaattttttctcTGTGGCTATTTCTTTACTCCATTCAGATCGGTCTAGCCTCTTCATAAATTGTGGTGGGAGCGAGGAACCAATAGGGGACAACACATACAACGGTGATACAATGTCGCCTACGCATGGTGCAAGTTCCTTTGAGAGTGAAAATTTCTGGGGCTACAGTAGCACCGGTCACTTCCCGGATGATGATACCGAGCCAGATAAATACATAGCTGACAATGTATCCGTACTGTCCATGGAGAATGCCCAGCTTTACATGAAAGCACGACGTTCTGCTATCTCTCTAACTTATTACGGTTTTTGTCTGATGAATGGGATCTACAATATAAGCCTTCATTTTGCGGAGATAATGTTCACAGACGACGACACGTATAGAAGCCTTGGAAGGCGAGcctttaatatttatatacaGGTAATTGTTGGACGTCAATTAGTGCTGGTTCTAATATATAAAGCATTTAATGAGTTATGGTTGGGTTGTTTTATCAAAATACCTCCTTTTTGCAAATCATGATCTGATCACAATCTCTACATTCTATTGAGACTGATAGTTTCACCTTGTTCAGTGTGGAGACActcaatttgaatcaaattaaacatTATTTCAGGGGAAATTGGTGTGGAAAGATTTCAACATTGCGATTGAAGCAGGTGGAGTTGGAAAGCGGGTCATAAGAAATTTTACTGCGAATGTGACCAAGGGCACTCTGGAGATACGCTTATATTGGGCTGGGAAAGGAACTGATGCTATACCTACAAGAGGAGTCTATGGTCCTCTTATATCTGCTATCTCCATCTATCCTGGTACGCAGACACATGCTTCCATGTTTCACTTGGTGCTTCTCTGCGTCTCTATTGAAAAAGTTACTCATATTCATATTGGAAAAAagtaccctttttttttgggtcttgcATCAGAAGTTATCAATAGCCTATTCAGTTACTtagtttggttgcaaatgtccACTTTGGATTCAGGCCATTGGCATCTGTCACAGTTGATGAGATAAATTTCCATAGTGGCTGACTAGGATCTATTATTTGTCTTTTCAGAAGAGGAAATTGGCTATggtttgctttgttttctttctatCTGAGCATGTTTTCTCTATGTATCTTTAATCCTTCTATTCAAACTATGAAACGATAGCCTCATTTGCTTTTCTGCTAGGGATCAACGACCATTGCACCTGTATGATATAGTACAGCCTCGAGAATGAAGAATatatttcttgttctttttctttttccctttgtagTTAGTATCACATGTTCCAAGGTGCTTCTTAATCTGATAGTTTCTGTGGAGTGTTTACAGAGCAGTTCTCAAGTCCTCTTGATTCTCAATTGGTGTGCCATCCCATCTGTTGGTTTCTGTGTTCACCAGGAAGCTACCAATATTTTTCTGCATGTATGTCTACCTGATTTACTTGAACAGTTGTGGGTAAACATATGTTGTTCTCTCTTCACTGCATGCTTTAAAATCCCAGGAGAGTCAGCCAGCATATCTGCTGGCACTGTAGTCGGGATTGTGGCTGCTATAGTTTTTGTAGTTTCTCTTTTCCTGGTTATCCTTTGGTGGAGAGGATGTCTTGGACATGAAGATAAAATGGCACAAGGTAATTGCATACCTGGAATCTCTGTTATATTGTTCACATATATCTGTCTAGAAATAGAATGTTATGCATTCTGAATACATTtctccttcccccttttttttttctttttgaagtaATGGAGGGGTAGTCACATCTCATCATTTATATTTCACACAGTTGTCCCATCAAACTGTTGGTGCGTGACTCCTTCTTCTTACCTTTTCTGGTGGGGAAGGGGTAATCACAATGCTTCATCAATACTGCAACTAGGTTACACTATTCTCCTGTACAACTGTTGATGCACGACATTTGTGCATTGCATTGGAAATTCTATTtgacacaaaaagaaaacaatttattGTTAACCCATAATACAGCTAAAGTGTCATTGACCATTTGTTACACTTAACgaagtaaatttttatttagaaatctTAAAAATGTAGAAATAGATAGCTATTGGAAGAGGACAGTAGATTGATTCTTagatgtatgtgtgtgtgtgtgtgtctattgGGTCTCCTTGGGGGCACAATTGACCGTATATATACTAAGTCTGTGTTTCAAGGTGTTGAAATAAAATGCTGGAACTTCGGATGTACGAGATATCGAAACATACAAACCTTGCCTTACGTTTCCAAAGTGagttttttctctgatttttctTGCTCCCCACTACTATATACCCTGAGGACATTCTCAGTTCATTTTTCAAAGTACATACTTCCAACTGAAGCCAGagtttcctaaaaaatgaatttcaagatgttagaATATACTGTCCTGAACTTGCTCAGACAAAATAGTTATAATAAGGTTTTCTAGTACATTGAGAAGGAATTGCTACATCTTTGTTAGATAGTAGATTACATACTTTAGCTGTTGAGTCCTCCAATTCTTAAAAGTTCCAAAATGTTGTGCAGATTTGAAGGTTCTAGCATTGCAAATTGGTTCATTTACCTTGCAACAGATTAAAGCTGCCACAAACAATTTTGATGCTGCCAATAAGATTGGAGAAGGTGGTTTTGGTTCTGTATACAAGGTATGCTGGAAAATCGGTCAACTAACTTCCCCCAATTCCCAACAGAAAAGAATTGTAGAAAGCAGCATTCAATGTATCTAAATCTTCACAGCATAAATCTTAAGCCAAAGTTCAATTGCAGGGTCTTCAATCAGACGGCACCACTATAGCAGTGAAGCAGCTTTCGTCCAAATCAAAGCAAGGAAATCGTGAGTTCGTGACTGAGCTTGGGATGATTTTTGCTCTTCAACATCCACATCTTGTGAAACTCTATGGATGCTGCATTGAAGGAAATCAACTTTTGCTGGTTTACGAGTACATGGAAAATAACAGTCTTGCTCGTgctttatttggtaatttgaTAGCACATTGTGCCTCACTGACTTCAGTTAATGACATGGCACTAAAGCACTTTTGATGTCTTCTGATACAATTGAAGGTCCTGAAGAATTTCATTTAAAGTTGGATTGGAGGACAAGACACAAGATATGTGTGGGTGTTGCCAGGGGGTTGGCATATCTTCATGAAGAGTCAAGGCTAAAGATTGTGCATAGAGACATTAAAGCTACTAATATTTTACTGGATAAGGATCTGAACTCTaaaatatcagattttggtATAGCAAAGCTTGATGAGGAGGACAACACACATATTAGCACCAAGATTGCTGGAACCTagtaagtttctttttttatgttcctGTTAACCTAATTAGGAGTCAGTGACAACATAAAAGAATGGAGTAGAAAAATCTCGTCTGATTTAAGAAAACTGAGTTGAATGGAGCTGTGTGGTTGACTCACATCATCCCAAAGCATCATGCTCAACAAATGGGGCTTAACTGCAAAGCTCCACGCCTCTCCCACTGCTCTTCATGTTAACTAGGAAAATAATGTTAACTATAGTACATACTCTACCATTAATATTAACTTATGTAATTGTTAATTTGGCTATAAGTTGATATTATAGGCAATACAGTTAAGCCTATGTTTCTGTTGCTTATTATataaggaaattatttttttgcgTATAGAAGTCGTATACGCTcagaaaaatatgtaataagCATGTTCAAATGCTTCAAACATTTGCGTTGACATGTGTAGAAAGTCAACTTGTTCATGAAAAGAATGTGATTCATTAGGGAAAAGATAGAACCGTAAGTTCCTTCTACTAACTCTAACAGTAGTTACTTAACGAAAAATAACTATTACATTAAACAATTCCATTATCTTAACAAATTTGAGATGATCTAATACAGTTTCTGGAAAAAATTTATCTGCCTACCTGATATATTAATCAAAAGATTGATCTTATTCTAAACGCTTCATTTAATACATTAAGAATAgtcaagaaaaacattttggaaGGTAATTCAGTATGGCCTACCTAATATATTCTCTcatgcaaaaagcatatgaaaATGTTACGATACAATTATGATGCGATACTTTTTAACAACCTATGTTGACATgtaatttaattgtttttattatgtttttccaATGACAATCTACTTAATGTAAAACAATCTAATGAACAAGAACAAATACTATACATTAAGGATTTCAATGTAACTTATCTATATCTATTCCTCTGcatgaaaagtgcaatttttcgTGAATATATTTCACATGACATAAACATAGATTGTGCACTGTCAAGTGaattacaaaagaataaaaccAAACTTACAAAGCAAGCACATAAATCGCAAAGGTTAGAAAGCTAGTGAGAAAATGTAAGGCTGTTTTTCTATAGCTACAGTAACATCGACAACAACAATATTAAGAAGTTTTCTTGCCCCTGGGCTTGGCTTTAGGAATCCTCCTACTGCTGCTGCCTATGTATTCAGACGTTGTCTCAGCCTGTTTCCAACTCCTTTTTCAGTTGATGAGCCTCTTTTCCAAGTTATAAGGATGCGCTTGTTTCCCAACTACAAAGCTATATGTACACTGAAAGTTATATAAAAACCACAAATgtcgttctttttttgttgaaatattcTCAGCGGAAtcctattaaaaaatttctagaatgcacttgttttttccttgactcTTGAGACCATGGTGTCATGATTAGGAATATCTccttattttgtattttaggaaGATAAGAGGGACAATCGttggaagaaaatattaggtgaagaaaatattaggtaatTGCTATGTAAGACATTTGCCATGTTGCTAACACCAGCTGTTTTCTTGTTATGCAGTGGATATATGGCACCAGAGTATGCAATGTATGGTTACCTCACTGAAAAAGCCGATGTCTATAGTTTTGGCATTGTTGCCTTAGAAGTTGTTAGTGGCCAGAGCAACACCAGTTACCAAAAGAAGGAGAAATGCTTTTATCTACTCGATTGGGTAATTAACTCTAGCATTCAAAAGTTTcttattatgatttttaaatCTCTGCTTGTACTGGTTGAGAGATGGATTAAGTGTAAACATAGTATAGAACTCCTCATATGCACTTTTAATGGTTGCAAAGAAGAGTTACAGTTACTAGCTATTGAAACCTGTTTAACGAATTGTCATGCCATTAAGTGCAATTtgtcatttaaaattaattcaattattcTCGTTATGTTAGTCTATACTGACTTTGAAAGGAGCAGGTAATCCTTGCAGTAGCTGGCCTATGTGTTCATGGTCAAGATGAGCGACTTGAGGTGGGGGTGGTCACGGATAGTCTGGTTCTAAGAAACTGAAACTGGAATTTATCTAGTGACACGTTGAGACTCGAAACGATGGGCTGCCTCCTGAAAGAAGGAATCATGTAGATTCTTTTTTGCATTGAAGACAAttctatttattgaaatttgggGGCCTTAAAATTTGGGTTGGTTTTGTTTTAGTCTTTATAGTTTTATCCGTGACATTCATACTCCCCGTAGTTTCATTAGTGCCAAACAAGTTGGTCGAGTACTTTGCAGTTTGGCAATTAGTATTGGATTTAAAAAGTTTTCGAGACCATGCTTGACGCAAATATTGATATACTTTCAATTTAGATTTGACTTTTCACACCATGTAATTGAgtccaaaaattagattttattgtgctttgagTAAGCCAATCATTAGGTAAAACAATCATTATTAGTCCCTGTTAAATCTGATTTTCACCTAAGCTGCATAATAAGGTAATTCTTGTTAAACTAGAATTGAGAGTAAAAGGCAATGAATGGTGTAAACCATTGATGGATGATTCTCCTGTTTCATGTAATGACAAACTGAATTCCTGCCAGTAAAACTCAATAAGAGCTGGTGATTTTAAAGCAGTGGTGGTAGTTTTTTGGCGACCGGTGAATGTTAGTAAGTGATTAACAAGTGTTTAAGTTTACTAACTTCTACGTAAAATTGGTAAAGAAATCATGTTTTATCTGTATTGACTTGTTCGATTTTTTCCTTCCTAGTATAACTTATAATGAAGATGAAAAACTAGCAGGTGTTTATCAACTGCATTTGTCATGAAATTATTGAGGGCAGAATATATCTCCTTCCTGTTTTAGTATTCTGAGCATATTCTACAACTGATCAGTACCTGTAGCTTGAGGGAAATATCTTCCTTTCCATTTCTGTTTCTAGGCACGAGTtttgaaggagagaggaaatttGATGGATCTAGTTGATCAGAGGCTGGGTTCTCATTTTGACAAAAAGGAGGTGCTGGCGATGATAAAAGTAGCTCTGCTGTGTACTAATGCGACTCCAGCACTCAGGCCACCGATGTCATCTGTGGTTAGCATGCTTGAAGGCAAGGCTGCTGTTCCAGTGCTGGACTCTGAGGGCGCTATTATAACAGAGGAGACAATTGAGGCCATGAGGAAGCATTTCAAAGGTGACGAAGATCAGGCAGTTGATGAGAATATCACCAAAAGCATGCTCACTGATGGGACGTGGACAGGAACTGCTTCGTCTACATCTGCTAATGATCTCTATCCGATAAATCTGGATACTGATTTCTGGCAGAACAGAAAATAAGAAATGGTTTGCTATGTTTTGAGTTAATTTGGTTTTGAAAGAACTAAGGCTTTATTTGGAAATCCATCGAAAGGAACTCTTAAATTTCACTTCTTAGTTTCTCTTTTGTTCACATTTGAAACTGAAGGTATACATACTATGAAGAATATGACGACTATTATGCGGTGCAGTCATTGTGTATTGTAAACAACTTATTGGGGAAAGCCAAAAGACGATGGCTTGTTGTTTGATGGTTGTATTCGTGCCgtttcttttgatattgttaGTCATACGACGACGATGTTGCGACTTCTTCACGTAATTATGTTGTGGATGGTTGCCATTGCCAGGGTGGGAATCTATTATGGAAGCTTTTCATTGTTTGAATGACAAGATGTGCGGAGTGGCGGATTCTTGCTCTGGATGTGTTTCACTCCCCAAGCTAGGTTTGTTATACGTTGCTCCTCAAGAATTATTCTAACCAAGTGCGGGATTTTCTCTCTTTAGTGTCAATGATGCTCCGCCAACTTCATCTATCCCATCTATGAGAAATGATAGTACAAAATACCACatccacaaaaaaatttatctgTAAAAGCTTGCACGTCTAGTCACTGTTTCTTATAGATGGTAGATTACTGCCTCTTCAGCACACTACATTTCTATTAATTGTCTCCGTGTTCTGAGTCCTTCCCTTGGATTCTTGGTGACGGTTAAGCGTGTTCACTTCCTATGCATTTGATTTATAGAGAGGCCGGACTCTATGGatacatttcttatttttgtgtGTCAGTGCCCGCATATCCCATATCCCCAATTGGTCAGTATCTTTATCGAACTCTTTATCCGGCTTTACCTTCTTGGTATTCTTATATTTAGGAGATCTCGATGTGTGGGCTAAATCCTAATTG
The window above is part of the Eucalyptus grandis isolate ANBG69807.140 chromosome 6, ASM1654582v1, whole genome shotgun sequence genome. Proteins encoded here:
- the LOC104451591 gene encoding LOW QUALITY PROTEIN: probable leucine-rich repeat receptor-like serine/threonine-protein kinase At3g14840 (The sequence of the model RefSeq protein was modified relative to this genomic sequence to represent the inferred CDS: inserted 1 base in 1 codon); the protein is MKAILFLARSLFSVLILLCITNFATATTCLPDDEVAALEEIAKTLGKSNWDFDLDPCSRTGVWSDGSPLDDTMNDVVCDCASTCGIDNTTICHVTSIFLKQQSLNGTLPPRLFILPFLKNFDVSWNYLNGTIPKEWGSTKLLNISVFGNRLTGPIPKELGNISTLEVLVVNINQLSGPLPPELGNLSRLLRLCLSSNNFTGELPPRFAKLGALQELRLSDDNFTGQIPDFIQNWTNLSRLAIQASGLQGPIPSGIALLEKLSDLRISDLDGXESPVPQLKCKDIKTLILRSCNLTGGLPGYLADLTNLQTLDLSFNKLTGNPISSSNPENVDKIYLTGNQLTGEVPEWILEKAEDVDLSYNKFTAKNLGCQVRSVNLFTSSAVDNATLYPATSGLISCFKSQDCQKNRSSLFINCGGSEEPIGDNTYNGDTMSPTHGASSFESENFWGYSSTGHFPDDDTEPDKYIADNVSVLSMENAQLYMKARRSAISLTYYGFCLMNGIYNISLHFAEIMFTDDDTYRSLGRRAFNIYIQGKLVWKDFNIAIEAGGVGKRVIRNFTANVTKGTLEIRLYWAGKGTDAIPTRGVYGPLISAISIYPGFKIPGESASISAGTVVGIVAAIVFVVSLFLVILWWRGCLGHEDKMAQDLKVLALQIGSFTLQQIKAATNNFDAANKIGEGGFGSVYKGLQSDGTTIAVKQLSSKSKQGNREFVTELGMIFALQHPHLVKLYGCCIEGNQLLLVYEYMENNSLARALFGPEEFHLKLDWRTRHKICVGVARGLAYLHEESRLKIVHRDIKATNILLDKDLNSKISDFGIAKLDEEDNTHISTKIAGTYGYMAPEYAMYGYLTEKADVYSFGIVALEVVSGQSNTSYQKKEKCFYLLDWARVLKERGNLMDLVDQRLGSHFDKKEVLAMIKVALLCTNATPALRPPMSSVVSMLEGKAAVPVLDSEGAIITEETIEAMRKHFKGDEDQAVDENITKSMLTDGTWTGTASSTSANDLYPINLDTDFWQNRK